The genomic region TCATACACGTCTAGTACTAACTTTCCTACATTTCCATGACCGAAATGCTGCAACGACCGATAGAAACTCTGTACCCGTGGGTTACCGCAACAGAACCAGTAGGATTAACCAGTGTTACGTGTAACTCTTTCCACTTTCATTTACTTGTCGATATACAAGTTAGAAGGGATAAATTCGCCGACTTTCTGCTAGCTGATCGCGCGaatactctctctcactctctctctctctctctctctttctcagtcGATTTGCAAATTGCGAGTCTATGGAAATGAGTATGTATCGGTCAGCGAAGAAAAATTTCCGTTTGATTACGAATTaatggaaaaaaaaatgaaaaaaaaagaaataattacaGCCGTCCAGAAAAGTTCTGGTTCGAAACGATCTAACTGCGTGTTACGTTGGGCAAAGGGTAAATGGAGTGTACATGAATTGTGCGAAAGTGAAATCGAGTGGTATAGGTGAAcgagaaaaggagaaaaaagaaggaaaggcTATTTGTAAATGTAATAGAGCGATTGAAATATGTTCTTATGACTGAAATTCATGAAACTAGTTAAACTAGTTTACACCTTGCGTTTCTGGATTGATCTGACTATCTCTCGCAAGACTTTGAAGATTCTAAAGAATTGTACGAAGCATATGCTTCGTCGTATTGTCAGATGCTTTAACGATAATTGCGCCGCGATGTTAAATATCCATCGCAACGATTAACAATAGTAAGGGAAACCTATTACTAACCGTAAAGTGGACCGATCACCACCATAACGATGATCATGAGCGCCAGCACCCTTTTCTGCCGGTTGTTCCTTCCGTCCTTGAACGCGACGCGGAAGGTCTCCTCGATGTGCTTAAACGCGAAGAAATCCAATATCGAGGCGCACACAGACATCTTTTTCTCTTCAACTTTCTCCGCCTTCTGCTTCAAATGCAGCCTAGGTGGCTCCTTGATTACCACTAACCCGTAAATAAAGCTCAGCACATAGCACACAGTCGAGATGCTGAAGACACCGTAAAAGCCAAGCTTCAGGTACAATATCCCTGACAACGCCATCCCTATCGGCACACCCAGTGACAAGAAAACGTTCGCGGCACCGATTCGAAGTGTCCTAGACTCCACGCTAGTGATGTCCGCGATGTAACTGAAAACACCCATGAACATGGTGAACCAACCGCCGGTCAACGCTGGCCACAGTGCCTCGAACACGCCTGTCGCTTCCATGGGTACCTCATAGAAGAAGTACGTGCACAATAACATGCTGACACTGCTTAGACACTCCCCAATAATTGGCAACAGCATACACGGTTTCCTCAACCCTGTACGGTCGCTCCAAGCACCCATAAACAGGATCAAAATGGTGGGCAAAGCACTGGACAGGGCTGTTTTCCACGTTTGCATACCAGCGACCAGCTGCTGAACCGCCGTTTCTTCCGCTTCGTAACCTGTTGTGTTCCTCTCGGCCAACGCCGTGCAGACTTCGTCGGAGTATGCTAAATTCACCCTGCACGCCTTCTCCAAGCTAAGATTCTGCGTGGCCAGAGAGGCTAGCATACAAGGGATCACGTAACAAGCGATCATAGGCTCCACGGTGATGTTCCTGGTGAAGTACGACCATTTCTGACGCAGGGTCATAGACTTCCATACGACGGCTGTGTCGGACACTACTTGGTTGCCGGTGGCCTCTCCTCGTTTCTTCTCTACTTGGGGTGGATTATTCGGGGTTGTGTCAGCCATCTCCCTGGACCGGAGCAGACTGAACCGTACGATACTTAAGTATTCCTCGAAGTGTCTGGATCGAATACGCAGTACTTTTCAACAATCTACGTCATATGAGATGTTTCCAAACTTCCAGTAACTCCCTTACGATACGAATTTGATGGTTCGGAGTCAGGTGAAACTTCCAAGTGTTTTCGAAGGTGATTGGAATCATACGGATGGGTTCAAAGAGACAATCACTATTGGTCTCGGATAAAAATCAAATGTTTTCTAAGGATTTTAAAGCGGATCGAGTTCTTCTAATTATTTAGGTCATAGGATCTAACAATTGAATTTCTCACTTGGTCGGCTTCTGATTTCTCCCCTCTGGACCGATTTAAGGAGTCCAATTCTTGAAATCGTTCTCGTTTACTGGCACACCGGTTCGTCGGATTTCAGTCAGTCCCCGGGAGAGACTGTCTGACCGTCTACTCCTGGCTAATGCACCATTGTACATTACGATACGCGTGTTACCTCTTTcccttcttcttcctctccCGACCACCTCCTGCTTCGGTTCTTCCTCCACCACCTCGTGACGATCCCTCCAACTGTCCCTCCTGGAGCAAACTTCAACGGTCCTCTTCATGAGCGGTGTCGGGTATATACTTAGGTATGTTCGAGGGTACATCCACCTAGGACGTTAAATGTACGTCGCCGGTACGTGCCGTTTCTGCGACGATCGACAACCACGCGCAACGTCCACGCTTCCGGTTCCGTTCTTCGACGCTTTTCAGGTCAAGGTCTGCTTCGAGCGTCTGGACGAAGGTTCTCTGAATTTTTTAGGGATTCCTTCCAATTTTCTTGAGGGTGATTTCGTTAACTCTACATTGGGTTTGATGTTGTAAACAAATATTGGCAAAATTCTAATTTGtttgtatttttcttttcttctgctGCATACATTACTACTGTTTCTTATGCTAATAGATTGTTTACTAATTGGTTTTTTAAATGGTTGggtaatacatattttttctcCTGTTATGAATGTTTTGCATCATCGGAAAGGATGTGGGTCAAGTGCGAAATTCTTGTTTATTTCGTTACCGCCGAGAATCacattcttttttcttctttagacCGCTTACATCGATGAATATATTAGGTTATCATAAAATATCCATAAAATCTCTGCTAGCAATACTTTGCAATAAATTATCCGGCGGATATTTGGCGATGCGTCACCAAGTATTTTTCGTTACCGAAACTTCGCTACAGACCGACGAAAAAAATATCTCAACAGAATGTTTTTTATGTATGCTAATCGGTCGAACTGCGTTTTGTGATTAATGATCAAATAATCAGATACAATCGAAAAACAGCGATGTAAACAGCGGGCAGCATTACGAGCGACATCTCCGGTAGGCCAGATGCCGAGGTGCCGTTTAAATGTGGCAATTTGTTGATAAAATAATCACAACCGGCCGTCTTGTCTTCTACGGCTGGAGCCTATTTCAGACAGGGCCGTGTCCCCTCCCCCGTGAGGCCACCTACAACGACAAATCAAAGATTCCATTAAGTGTATACCCAACCACGACGATTTGCTCGCCGGGCCTTTCTGGTCCCGCAGTCACGTTTGCTGGGCGGCCAATTGCGACGAATTGGCAATTACGTTCCTTCGTTCCCGCGCGCTCGATGGCCTCCAGATTTTTCTAGACCTTCGTGCTTCCGTAGAAATTTGGTCAATGCCACGACGTGTCAATTTCCATCGCAAACATCCACCAAGTTCCACGCTCTTGATTAACATCGGGACGTCGAATTCGGCGGGGATGTTCGTGCAGCCTCTCGGGGGTTGTTGGTACGCCGAGTCGATAGGTTCAGGATGAATTAAAGAAGGAATCATGGGACTCGTGGCTGGATTAGAGGTGTAAGTTACGGCCCTGGCTTTTAAGCTGACCGTATGACGTCGTCAAGTGAGTAATGCTCGTAATTCGAGCGATGCTATAAAATATTCGATTCAGAGCCGTAACAGACCTGTTGTTTTCGTGTTTCTCCGGCACATCCGCTGGTCACCGCGCGCTTCAACTCGGAACAGACTGGCTCGTGGATCGAGCGACCGGTCGAAACCCGGTCACCTCGCTCTATTCTCTTATCGTGGACCCTTAGCTCTCGATTGGCCTCGCGTTTTGGAGGAGGTAATCGGCCCACGAAACTTTCGAGCTCGACCCATCGATCCATGAAGATTATGCTAGGGACAATACGCTAGGTTAAACTTAGAAGCAATAGTAACTACCGCAGCATTTCTGCTCCTAGTATAATAGTACCGAATTAATTGAAAGTATTATGTTCTAGAGTCATTTTTCTTAGCTCCCGAATGAATTTGTTTTTCCTGTACCACGGCAATCTAATTACTCTGAAAAACGTACGTAGTTATGGCAACCAGTGACGCGATGGTTTTTAATCTATTTGCGTCAGTCTCAGAAAATCGTAACGTTAATTTGCTTAAACGAATGCTCGTAATGAATCATAGTGAGTCGTGACGTTTCCTGGGTTCGAAAGTTAGCAAATAATTAACGTCGTTAAGAACACCATCTTTATCTTATCGGTTGTCCCGATATAATGCGTATCAACTGCGTTTTATTCTGGGCGCAGATGAGATAGAATGTTTTATTGTTGTGCATTCACACAACCGTGGAGAAACGAACgctgttttattattccttttcAGTGTGTTTTGCGAATTGTTTGTGTTTACATTAGTAGTTAAAATCTCAGTAATACATTGAACGCGACTCGTAATAGTAACAGTAATAGCGTTGTGCTGCTTAGTGCATTACAAGCACTTCGTAGTCTCTGAAGGACAGCTCCTCGCCATCGAAGGGGATGTACAAGCACCCATGGCTCGGTTGGACCTACAAAGAGACATTCTCATTGATCATCTGAATTCTTAATTCGGCGATACGGATCTAACGTGTCCTTTTCCGCCAATGATTTCATGTGTTCGTAATTAAAAAATAGCTTCCGTTAAGTTAAAAATAGAAATTTCCTATACAAGGAACAGTAACGTTCCGACCTTGCCAACTGTTTGGGATCCATTATGGAGAACACGGCCAACATACAGGGGTTCTCCATCGGTGGTCTGTCCTACGACTACCGCGTCAGATGGAACGGATCCGTTGCTGCAGAATTCCCATCCGAATTCTCCTTGGCACAAAACCTTA from Xylocopa sonorina isolate GNS202 chromosome 2, iyXylSono1_principal, whole genome shotgun sequence harbors:
- the LOC143433159 gene encoding uncharacterized protein LOC143433159; the protein is MPSFRWVNRTRGQSLPETAVIGGRDIDGCNIYVGRAFHEGDMLPAKIIPDRSAAYVCHNGQEHVKDDYEVLCQGEFGWEFCSNGSVPSDAVVVGQTTDGEPLYVGRVLHNGSQTVGKVQPSHGCLYIPFDGEELSFRDYEVLVMH
- the LOC143433157 gene encoding putative peptidoglycan muropeptide transporter SLC46; amino-acid sequence: MADTTPNNPPQVEKKRGEATGNQVVSDTAVVWKSMTLRQKWSYFTRNITVEPMIACYVIPCMLASLATQNLSLEKACRVNLAYSDEVCTALAERNTTGYEAEETAVQQLVAGMQTWKTALSSALPTILILFMGAWSDRTGLRKPCMLLPIIGECLSSVSMLLCTYFFYEVPMEATGVFEALWPALTGGWFTMFMGVFSYIADITSVESRTLRIGAANVFLSLGVPIGMALSGILYLKLGFYGVFSISTVCYVLSFIYGLVVIKEPPRLHLKQKAEKVEEKKMSVCASILDFFAFKHIEETFRVAFKDGRNNRQKRVLALMIIVMVVIGPLYGEMAVMYLYMRYRYHWNEVMFSMFTTFAMVTNLIGTAVSVGVFSHILKIDDAIVGIMSSMSKILAGFVYAFAITDWMIYLAAIVEIVNGTSFIAMRSIASKLVAADELGKVYSLLGVCESMMPLIYGPMYSSIYVATMKTFPGTFFVVGACMTIPAVAGFFWLYTEHRQDRKQLELETREKNKEGAEENDSKTPKWQIVGEKKPDVLTANGIANSAFESDHL